A stretch of Aedes aegypti strain LVP_AGWG chromosome 2, AaegL5.0 Primary Assembly, whole genome shotgun sequence DNA encodes these proteins:
- the LOC5572930 gene encoding sodium/potassium-transporting ATPase subunit beta-1 — MPEKVVKDWNTPFVFPQKPEKLTWKQFIYNEKTGKIFGRTRYSWGALFVFYSVYFVILFSLFAACMQGLFYTLSDQYPKYQLSDSLIGNNPGLGFRPMPGHVKQGALIYYTASNETQIEPWVTRINEFLEPYRDPSKLPGEGKNQIACNYTSRPPPGKVCKVDLSQMGPCNAIDGYSYNKSMPCIFVKMNRIYGWVPEYYEINELPENMPADLKEHIISLPEKERKQVWVSCNGISPADKEIIGPIAFYPTRGFPGYYFPYTNTPGYLSPLLAVQFLQPGVKQSINLECRMWAKNLVYRGGLNFRMGSVSLVLLID, encoded by the exons ATGCCGGAAAAGGTAGTTAAGGATTGGAACACGCCTTTCGTGTTTCCTCAGAAACCGGAAAAATTGACATGGAAGCAGTTCATTTATAATGAAAAAACAGGGAAAATTTTTGGACGAACGCGTTACAGCTGGG GAGCACTTTTCGTCTTTTACTCCGTTTACTTTGTGATTCTGTTTTCACTGTTCGCCGCATGTATGCAGGGCCTATTCTACACCCTGAGTGATCAGTATCCGAAATATCAGCTGTCCGATTCACTTATTGGAAACAATCCTGGTTTGGGTTTCAGGCCTATGCCGGGACACGTTAAGCAGGGCGCCCTAATTTACTACACGGCTTCGAACGAAACCCAGATAGAACCATGGGTGACCAGAATCAACGAGTTTTTGGAAC CTTATCGGGATCCATCGAAGCTGCCAGGAGAGGGAAAGAATCAAATAGCTTGCAACTACACCAGCCGACCACCCCCTGGAAAAGTATGCAAAGTTGATTTATCTCAAATGGGTCCATGCAACGCCATCGACGGTTACAGCTATAACAAATCAATGCCATGTATTTTCGTCAAGATGAATCGC atctACGGATGGGTTCCGGAATACTATGAAATTAATGAACTACCAGAAAATATGCCTGCTGATTTGAAGGAGCACATCATATCTCTGCCAGAAAAGGAGCGCAAACAAGTGTGGGTAAGCTGCAACGGAATCAGTCCAGCAGATAAGGAAATTATTGGCCCGATAGCGTTCTACCCAACTCGAGGCTTTCCCGGATATTACTTCCCCTACACCAATACGCCCGGTTATCTGAGCCCATTGTTGGCCGTTCAATTTTTGCAACCAGGAG TCAAGCAAAGCATCAACCTGGAATGCCGCATGTGGGCAAAGAACTTGGTATACCGCGGAggacttaactttcgaatgggaTCTGTTAGTTTAGTACTGCTCATCGATTAG
- the LOC110675648 gene encoding uncharacterized protein LOC110675648, protein MLEKAKVSFRNKVISFVRREWSQVAAVVIVPMNQPWNLVGTYRRNCIPPLDPSRRKAVSYPSPVKKCARYPARESTSNPYVVQRQVITECPNCDSPDKPTNRRPTNDRQPAPGDEKCKSFQITLFPFP, encoded by the exons ATGTTGGAGAAGGCAAAGGTCTCTTTTCG GAACAAAGTTATAAGTTTTGTGCGACGCGAGTGGTCCCAAGTTGCTGCGGTTGTGATTGTGCCGATGAATCAGCCCTGGAATCTAGTGGGAACGTATCGAAGGAACTGCATACCACCCCTAGACCCTTCGCGACGAAAGGCCGTTAGCTACCCCTCGCCCGTCAAGAAGTGCGCCCGGTACCCAGCTCGAGAGTCGACATCGAACCCGTACGTGGTTCAGCGACAGGTCATCACGGAGTGTCCGAACTGCGATTCGCCCGACAAACCGACCAACCGGCGACCGACAAATGACCGCCAACCGGCGCCAGGTGATGAAAAGTGCAAATCCTTCCAAATAACCCTATTTCCCTTTCCTTAA